The proteins below come from a single Chelmon rostratus isolate fCheRos1 chromosome 12, fCheRos1.pri, whole genome shotgun sequence genomic window:
- the dhx30 gene encoding ATP-dependent RNA helicase DHX30, producing MSAPGLSLVRARALCNIAKWVHTGGQTASNWSGEMRGYSTKARSFREYCSPHFQAKRDNANQSLLKDFPDPKGLLNRTICRSLGVSDLSQLVQYSCTEHAGIKRATVTLLWPCRMEEEGHASKKIDAERLAAAAACQKLKEMGVIGPNNQLPMKRSGRMQPSSGLNDHKDYLPTENVHVSSGKAHQQKQWLPPAEDISNITEALSLFPQPKSLLTRVIQVATSSNRIRELIQYKTTGGKQKMCELTLHWPEEMRFSATARKQVTAERMAAALACMKLKELRLLDKNNNPLTHVQYHKEKVREAGEREKRPLPLEIPQHLEESIREYLTQYPVATEIQNLWEEEEMREQQALNQQHEEEEEDMVTDAITGRLYRPLSKQEAQHLSAYLQGEWETANPVLSLKLPVDDHRQRVVSAVRSSRVVVIAGETGCGKTTRIPRFLLEQCVRGGEGAECNILVTQPRRISAVSVAHRVAQEMGSALKQSVGYQVRFDSQTPEQSGGALLFLTVGVLLRKLQSNPTLKGISHVVVDEVHERDINTDLLLALLRSILNENPDLRVVLMSATGDKQRLAQYFGGCPVIEVPGFMHPVRDRYLEDVLTEMRRPLQVQRRVETDKHGGTLEAGPDLELVADVIEHIDKHGEPGAVLCFLPGWQDIRIVQETLEARPSFCSGSQMILPLHSSLSVADQQAVFQRPQVGQRKIVLATNIAETSVTIDDIVHVVDTGTHKEQNYDPLTKVSCLDTVWISRSNVTQRKGRAGRCQPGQSYHLFPRKQLESMTTFPVPEILRTPLENLVVQAKIHSPNCKAVDFLSQVLDSPETEAVRDAVQNLQDIGVLDKTETLTPLGERVACMSCDPRLGKVLVLSAVFRCVLPMLAVAACLTRNPFYNSLQDRAQVNKAKEALSGSSYSDYLMFIRAVLGWRRVQQEGQRLERAEYLDMHSLSKFSLRFINGLISQFSTNLHEAKLVSRSHECQRHTSLYNKHSNEDELLKAVLLAGFYPNLIQVKKGVVSKGRFRPDNLSFRTFSGPVLLHSSSVNRGKKEFPSRWLTFFNAVKSNGSVFIRESSAVHPLALLLLTDCDITEMVKGDRVKVSLVGHSLVHCELSVETWGLLWELRTSIQTMLYRNLNNPDNAITNSAQDGKLISLLVELLNNTDSNPFIQNQDSDSEVD from the exons ATGTCGGCACCCGGTCTTTCTCTCGTGCGTGCCAGAGCGCTGTGCAATATTGCAAAATGGGTTCACACAGGAGGCCAAACAGCGTCCAACTGGAGCGGAGAAATGCGGGGATATAGCACAAAAGCACGAAGCTTTCGGGAATACTGTTCACCACATTTCCAGGCTAAACGAG ATAACGCGAACCAAAGCCTCCTGAAGGACTTTCCAGATCCTAAAGGGCTGTTGAACAGAACCATCTGCCGTTCGCTGGGTGTGAGCGACCTGTCCCAGCTCGTCCAGTACAGCTGCACGGAACATGCGGGTATCAAG agagCCACTGTCACGCTACTGTGGCCCTGCAGGATGGAAGAGGAGGGTCATGCCTCTAAGAAGATCGATGCAGAGCGACTTGCTGCGGCTGCTGCTTGTCAGAAGCTCAAA GAAATGGGTGTCATTGGTCCAAATAATCAGCTCCCCATGAAGAGATCTGGCAGAATGCAGCCAAGTTCAGGTCTTAATGATCATAAGGACTACTTGCCTACAGAAAATGTCCATGTGTCCAGTGGGAAAGCACATCAGCAAAAACAATGGCTGCCCCCAGCAGAGGACATCTCCAACATCACTGAagctctttctctgtttccacaACCGAAATCCCTCCTCACCAGGGTCATCCAGGTGGCCACATCATCCAACAGAATCAGG GAGCTTATACAGTACAAAACAACAGGAGGGAAGCAAAAGATGTGTGAGCTGACCCTGCACTGGCCAGAGGAGATGAGATTCTCAGCCACAGCCAGAAAACAAGTGACAGCggagaggatggctgcagctcttgcctGCATGAAACTGAAG GAGCTGCGGCTGctagataaaaacaacaacccgCTGACTCACGTCCAGTACCATAAAGAGAAGGTGAGGGAGGCTGGAGAGCGAGAGAAGCGCCCTCTTCCCCTGGAAATCCCACAGCACCTGGAGGAAAGCATAAGAGAGTATCTCACACAG TACCCAGTGgcaacagaaatacagaacctttgggaggaggaagagatgagagaaCAGCAGGCATTAAACCAGCAgcatgaggaggaagaggaggacatggTGACAGACGCCATCACTGGCAGGCTGTACAGGCCTCTGTCAAAACAGGAAGCCCAGCATCTTAGCGCCTACCTGCAGGGGGAATGGGAGACAGCAAACCCCGTGCTGAGTTTGAAGCTCCCAGTCGATGACCATCGTCAGCGCGTGGTCTCGGCAGTGCGGTCCTCCAGGGTGGTCGTGATCGCCGGTGAAACGGGGTGTGGGAAAACAACACGGATCCCTCGCTTCCTGCTGGAGCAGTGTGTGAGGGGTGGCGAGGGCGCTGAGTGCAACATCCTGGTGACCCAGCCCCGTCGGATCAGCGCTGTGTCCGTGGCCCATCGCGTCGCTCAAGAGATGGGTTCAGCTCTCAAACAATCTGTGGGATATCAG GTGAGATTTGACAGCCAAACACCAGAGCAGAGTGGAGGAGCCTTGCTGTTCCTCACGGTTGGCGTCCTGCTGAGGAAGCTGCAGTCGAACCCGACCCTAAAGGGAATCAGCCACGTGGTGGTGGACGAGGTCCACGAGAGAGACATTAacacagacctgctgctggCTCTGCTGCGCTCCATATTAAACGAGAACCCCGACCTACGAGTGGTGCTTATGAGTGCGACTGGGGACAAGCAGAGGCTGGCCCAGTACTTTGGAGGCTGTCCAGTCATAGAAGTGCCTGGGTTCATGCACCCAGTGAGGGACAGATACCTGGAGGATGTGCTGACAGAGATGAGGCGCCCACTACAAGTCCAAAGGAGAGTGGAAACGGACAAGCAT GGAGGAACACTTGAGGCTGGACCAGATCTCGAGTTAGTAGCTGATGTAATCGAGCACATTGACAAACATGGAGAACCAG GAGCAGTGTTGTGTTTCCTCCCTGGATGGCAGGACATCAGGATTGTGCAAGAGACTCTGGAGGCGAGACCCAGCTTTTGTTCAGGCTCGCAGATGATCTTGCCAT tgcaCTCAAGTTTGTCAGTCGCAGACCAGCAGGCAGTGTTCCAGCGCCCCCAAGTGGGTCAGAGGAAAATTGTCCTCGCCACTAACATTGCTGAGACTTCAGTCACCATAGATGACATCGTCCATGTGGTGGATACCGGAACTCACAAAGAACAGAATTATGACCCACTGACTAAG GTCTCCTGTCTGGACACAGTTTGGATATCTCGCTCCAATGTCACTCAAAGAAAAGGGAGAGCAGGACGATGTCAACCAGGACAGTCTTACCACCTGTTCCCACGAAAACAGCTGGAATCCATGACGACCTTCCCCGTCCCTGAGATCCTGCGCACCCCGCTGGAGAATTTAGTAGTGCAAGCCAAAATCCACAGCCCTAACTGCAAG GCTGTGGATTTCTTGTCCCAGGTGTTAGACAGTCCAGAGACGGAAGCTGTGAGAGATGCTGTCCAAAATCTACAAGACATTG GAGTTCTGGACAAGACAGAAACCCTGACGCCTTTAGGAGAGCGCGTTGCCTGCATGTCATGTGACCCTCGTCTGGGCAAAGTGCTGGTCCTGAGCGCCGTGTTTAGATGTGTCCTGCCCATGCTGGCTGTAGCTGCATGTCTGACCAGAAACCCATTTTATAACAGCCTGCAGGACAGAGCACAAGTAAACAAG GCGAAAGAAGCTCTGAGCGGCTCCAGCTACAGCGACTATTTAATGTTCATTAGAGCTGTGTTGGGCTGGAGGAGAGTTCAGCAGGAGGGGCAAAGATTGGAGAGAGCTGAATATCTGGACATGCACAGTCTGTCGAAATTCAGCCTTCGATTCATTAATG GTCTCATCTCTCAGTTCAGCACGAACCTGCACGAAGCAAAGCTGGTGTCTCGTAGTCACGAGTGCCAGCGTCACACTTCTCTCTACAACAAGCACAGCAACGAGGACGAGCTGCTAAAAGCTGTACTGCTGGCTGGATTCTATCCCAACCTCATTCAG gtgaAGAAAGGTGTTGTGTCGAAAGGACGCTTTCGCCCTGACAACCTGTCATTCCGCACATTCAGTGGGCCGGTACTGCTTCACAGCTCCTCAGTGAACAG aggaaaaaaagagttcCCTAGTCGCTGGTTGACCTTCTTCAACGCTGTCAAATCCAATGGGAGTGTTTTCATCAGAGAGTCTTCTGCGGTCCATCCACtcgccctgctgctgctcacagacTGTGATATCACGGAGATGG TGAAAGGAGACAGAGTGAAGGTGTCACTTGTTGGACACTCTCTGGTGCACTGCGAGCTGTCAGTTGAGACCTGGGGGCTGCTGTGGGAGCTACGGACTTCCATCCAGACCATGCTGTACCGCAACCTCAACAACCCCGACAACGCGATCACCAACTCTGCTCAAGACGGAAAACTCATCTCGTTACTGGTAGAGCTGCTCAACAACACAGACTCGAACCCTTTTATTCAGAACcaagacagtgacagtgaggtGGACTGA
- the LOC121614641 gene encoding alanine aminotransferase 1-like isoform X1 — protein sequence MSVLQEISSNMKNVKHPSAVLARQASRINKELREGARKPYQEVIDVSLGDPHRAGVKPLSYVRQVLAACIYPQLLDSTGLPVDVRQRARKLLGDCAGGSVGSYTETAGIAQVIRRISEFIMRRDGGVPSYPENIYISPGSRWSVMNTFNMMVNNKGPLRTGVLTPVPCQSCTIMSITMLGAAVVPYYLNEEQGWELQVEELHRALESSKGMCNTVALYVNNPGNPSGHVQSRKSMQQVVRFVSENRLFLLADEVYQDCVYGEKSEFLSYKSVLSEMGPPFSDTVELASFHSVAQGFMGECGLRSGYVELVNLDPTVMKHVYTQFSKDSCSPVLGQLALDLMLHPPQPGDPSYPLYKEEIQNIRSTLVRNVKRVAEVVNSLPGFCCQPVEGGAFVFPRLYLPPKAIQKAEEVGMQPDTFYCARLLEEAGVFISPGCEDGQKEGTHHIRFSIMTAEKTMEELLSRLTCFHTQFMKDFS from the exons AtgtctgtcctgcaggagaTCAGCTCAAATATGAAGAACGTAAAACATCCGTCTGCAGTCCTGGCCAGACAAGCAAGCCGGATCAACAAAGAGCTCAGAGAG GGAGCCAGAAAGCCGTACCAAGAAGTGATAGACGTCTCCTTGGGTGATCCGCACAGGGCAGGTGTGAAACCTCTGTCATATGTCCGACAG GTTCTTGCTGCTTGTATTTACCCTCAGTTGTTGGACAGCACCGGACTGCCGGTGGACGTCAGACAGAGGGCTCGTAAGCTGCTTGGGGACTGTGCTGGAGGGAGTGTAG GTTCTTACACTGAAACAGCAGGTATAGCTCAAGTAATCCGCAGGATCTCTGAGTTCATAATGAGAAGAGATGGTGGGGTTCCGTCTTACCCTGAAAACATATACATCAGCCCCGGCTCGCGGTGGTCAGTCATG AACACTTTCAACATGATGGTGAACAACAAGGGGCCCCTCAGAACAGGGGTGCTGACTCCAGTGCCATGCCAGTCCTGTACCATTATGTCCATAACCATGCTGGGAGCAGCTGTTGTTCCCTACTACCTCAACGAGGAGCAGGGTTGGGAGCTGCAGGTCGAGGAGCTGCATCGAGCGCTGGAATCGTCAAAGGGGATGTGTAACACTGTAGCCCTGTACGTCAACAACCCTGGAAATCCCTCAG GTCATGTTCAAAGCAGAAAATCGATGCAACAGGTGGTCCGGTTTGTCTCAGAGAACAGGCTCTTCCTTCTGGCAGATGAG GTCTATCAGGACTGTGTTTATGGGGAAAAGAGCGAGTTTCTCTCTTACAAGAGCGTTCTGTCTGAGATGGGCCCTCCTTTTTCAGACACAGTGGAGCTGGCGTCCTTCCACTCAGTAGCCCAAGGCTTCATGGGAGA GTGTGGTCTGCGTAGCGGATATGTGGAGCTGGTAAATCTGGACCCCACTGTTATGAAACACGTCTACACACAGTTCTCCAAAGACAGCTGTTCGCCTGTGTTGGGTCAGCTTGCCCTGGATCTTATGCTGCACCCTCCACAACCAGGAGATCCCTCATACCCCCTTTATAAAGAG GAGATACAAAACATCAGGAGCACGCTGGTTCGAAATGTGAAGAGAGTTGCTGAGGTTGTAAACAGTCTGCCGGGTTTCTGCTGCCAACCAGTGGAAGGAGGAGCATTTGTGTTCCCCAGACTGTATCTCCCACCTAAAGCCATTCAGAAAGCAGAG GAAGTGGGAATGCAACCAGATACGTTCTACTGTGCCAGACTGCTAGAGGAGGCTGGTGTGTTTATCAGTCCTGGTTGTGAGGACGGACAAAAGGAGGGCACCCACCACATCAG ATTTTCCATCATGACAGCTGAGAAGACTATGGAAGAATTACTGAGCCGCCTGACctgctttcacacacagtttatGAAGGATTTTTCTTAA